The Longimicrobium sp. genome includes a window with the following:
- a CDS encoding LLM class flavin-dependent oxidoreductase: MAPLKIGVVDQSPVRTGGTGADALRETLELARLCERLGYSRYWLAEHHSTNSFAGSAPEVLLPMVAAATREMRVGTGGVLLTHYSPFKIAEQFRVLETLFPGRIDLAVGRAPGGDMRTVQALQYGRGAVPIEAFPQQVEDLAGWLGNTFDRSAHPWGRVRAMPRGDSVPDLWLLGSGGDGGYIAAEHGTSFAFAQFISGVDAAPFVRAYRERFRPSAHLPAPRASVAVSVICAETRDEARRLASGGELWRRRIMRGYDRGIPSPDEALAELEPGWQPPPPGQDGARIVAGTPGEVRAELLRIADHCGVEEMMAVTVMHDFAARRRSYELLAGAMELEPRISG, encoded by the coding sequence ATGGCGCCGCTGAAGATCGGAGTGGTGGACCAGAGCCCGGTGCGCACCGGCGGCACCGGCGCCGACGCGCTGCGCGAGACGCTGGAGCTGGCGCGGCTCTGCGAGCGGCTGGGCTACTCGCGCTACTGGCTGGCCGAGCACCACAGCACCAACTCCTTCGCCGGCTCGGCGCCCGAGGTGCTGCTGCCCATGGTGGCCGCCGCCACGCGCGAGATGCGCGTGGGCACCGGCGGCGTGCTGCTGACGCACTACTCGCCGTTCAAGATCGCCGAGCAGTTCCGCGTGCTGGAAACGCTCTTTCCCGGGCGCATCGACCTGGCCGTGGGGCGCGCGCCCGGCGGCGACATGCGCACCGTGCAGGCGCTGCAGTACGGGCGCGGCGCGGTGCCCATCGAGGCGTTTCCGCAGCAGGTGGAGGACCTGGCCGGGTGGCTGGGCAACACCTTCGACCGCAGCGCGCACCCGTGGGGCCGCGTGCGCGCCATGCCGCGCGGCGATTCGGTGCCGGACCTGTGGCTCCTCGGCTCCGGCGGCGACGGCGGCTACATCGCCGCGGAGCATGGGACGTCGTTCGCGTTCGCGCAGTTCATCAGCGGGGTCGATGCGGCGCCGTTCGTCCGCGCGTACCGCGAGCGCTTCCGCCCCTCCGCGCACCTCCCGGCGCCGCGCGCGAGCGTGGCGGTGAGCGTCATCTGCGCGGAAACGCGCGACGAGGCGCGGCGGCTGGCCTCCGGCGGCGAGCTGTGGCGGCGGCGGATCATGCGCGGCTACGACCGCGGCATCCCCTCGCCCGACGAGGCGCTGGCGGAGCTGGAGCCCGGCTGGCAGCCGCCGCCGCCGGGGCAGGACGGCGCCCGGATCGTGGCGGGCACGCCCGGCGAGGTGCGCGCCGAGCTCCTCCGCATCGCCGATCACTGCGGGGTGGAGGAGATGATGGCCGTCACGGTGATGCACGACTTCGCCGCCCGCCGCCGCTCCTACGAGCTGCTGGCCGGGGCGATGGAGCTGGAGCCCCGGATTTCGGGATGA
- a CDS encoding ADP-ribosylglycohydrolase family protein yields the protein MIGAIAGDVIGSVYEHHPADGPDFRPLVAERACFTDDTVLTVATADAILHGGDYAAAYRAWGTRYPRAGYGGSFRQWLATPGAGPYNSWGNGSAMRVSPVGWAFGSETDVLREAARSAAVTHDHAEGIKGARAVALAVFMARGGAEKDEIRREISDRFGYDLARTVDEIRPDYGFHVSCMKSVPEALVVFLDSVDPEHAIRLAVSLGGDADTQAAIAGSVAEAFYRGGIPEPVRAPVLERLTPDLRAIVDAFETRFVRPAQNVSD from the coding sequence ATGATCGGCGCGATTGCGGGAGACGTGATCGGCTCGGTGTACGAGCACCATCCGGCGGACGGTCCCGATTTCCGTCCGCTGGTGGCCGAGCGCGCGTGCTTCACCGACGACACGGTGCTCACCGTGGCCACCGCGGATGCGATCCTGCACGGTGGCGACTACGCCGCGGCGTACCGGGCGTGGGGGACGCGGTATCCGCGGGCGGGCTACGGGGGATCGTTCCGGCAGTGGCTGGCCACGCCCGGCGCCGGACCCTACAACAGCTGGGGGAACGGCAGCGCGATGCGCGTAAGCCCGGTCGGCTGGGCCTTCGGCTCGGAAACCGACGTGCTGCGCGAGGCGGCCCGGAGCGCCGCCGTCACGCACGACCATGCGGAAGGGATCAAGGGGGCGCGGGCGGTCGCGCTCGCGGTGTTCATGGCCCGCGGCGGTGCGGAGAAGGACGAGATCCGGCGCGAGATCTCGGACCGTTTCGGCTACGACCTGGCGCGGACGGTCGACGAGATCCGGCCGGACTACGGGTTCCACGTCTCCTGCATGAAATCCGTCCCCGAGGCGCTCGTCGTGTTCCTGGACTCGGTGGATCCGGAGCACGCCATCCGCCTGGCGGTGTCGCTGGGCGGGGATGCCGACACGCAGGCCGCGATCGCCGGCTCGGTCGCGGAGGCGTTCTATCGCGGCGGCATCCCGGAGCCGGTGCGTGCGCCGGTGCTGGAGCGGCTCACTCCCGACCTGCGCGCGATCGTCGACGCGTTCGAAACCCGGTTCGTTCGCCCCGCCCAGAACGTATCGGACTGA
- a CDS encoding metallophosphoesterase family protein, which produces MNPIASTRTTVLDVVRDAADLFHRRGDGHEVDGLEEVSPEVASLLSRELRTADEWARSPTGEAEEEDEMEGGDDYVSHDPVIALVQAALDEHADEHPQEKHGKGVSLLRLIARVLGKRAENYVEFRKPESLDGDVFDLPESCRVALVGDWGTAKDRARRVARAIAARRPDHIIHLGDIYPSGTRSRAHKRFIDVWMEEVGSGPKYWAMNGNHEMNANGEGYFLDVLPWCGQRASFFCLRNEHWKLIAIDSAYADHDLEPSQFDWLMHQLSNGPDNNILLSHHQMFSAVDRRPRRNAHKLPARLQPAVDTGRIFGWFWGHEHRSLYYTRDPRFGNYLARCIGHGGKRVRITHNVHLGPEFAPPVAHYWNVPRPDRDDRAMNGFALLTFDGSRLTIEYVDETGRTCFTEIWPDTPIV; this is translated from the coding sequence ATGAACCCCATCGCCAGCACCCGCACGACCGTTCTGGACGTGGTCCGCGACGCCGCCGATCTCTTCCACCGCCGCGGCGACGGGCACGAGGTGGACGGGCTGGAGGAGGTGTCGCCGGAGGTGGCGTCGCTGCTCTCGCGCGAGCTGCGGACGGCGGACGAATGGGCCCGCTCGCCCACCGGCGAGGCCGAGGAAGAGGACGAGATGGAGGGCGGCGACGACTACGTGTCGCACGACCCGGTCATCGCGCTGGTGCAGGCGGCGCTGGACGAGCACGCCGACGAGCATCCGCAGGAGAAGCACGGCAAGGGCGTCTCGCTGCTGCGGCTGATCGCGCGGGTGCTGGGAAAGCGCGCGGAGAACTACGTGGAGTTCAGGAAGCCGGAGTCGCTGGACGGCGACGTGTTCGACCTGCCGGAGAGCTGCCGCGTCGCCCTCGTGGGCGACTGGGGGACGGCGAAGGACCGCGCGCGCCGCGTGGCCCGGGCGATCGCCGCGCGCCGCCCCGACCACATCATCCACCTGGGCGACATCTATCCCTCGGGGACGCGGTCGCGGGCCCACAAGCGGTTCATCGACGTGTGGATGGAGGAGGTGGGGAGCGGCCCGAAGTACTGGGCGATGAACGGCAACCACGAGATGAACGCGAACGGCGAGGGGTACTTCCTGGACGTGCTTCCCTGGTGCGGCCAGCGGGCGAGCTTCTTCTGCCTGCGCAACGAGCACTGGAAGCTGATCGCCATCGACAGCGCGTACGCCGACCACGACCTGGAGCCGTCGCAGTTCGACTGGCTGATGCACCAGCTTTCGAACGGCCCCGACAACAACATCCTGCTCAGCCACCACCAGATGTTCTCGGCGGTGGACCGCCGCCCGCGGCGGAACGCGCACAAGCTGCCCGCCAGGCTGCAGCCGGCGGTGGACACGGGCCGCATCTTCGGGTGGTTCTGGGGGCACGAGCACCGCAGCCTGTACTACACGCGCGATCCGCGCTTCGGGAACTACCTGGCGCGCTGCATCGGCCACGGCGGCAAGCGCGTCCGCATCACCCACAACGTGCACCTGGGGCCGGAGTTCGCGCCGCCGGTGGCGCACTACTGGAACGTGCCGCGCCCGGACCGCGACGACCGCGCCATGAACGGCTTCGCCCTGCTCACATTCGACGGCTCCCGGCTGACCATCGAGTACGTGGACGAGACGGGGCGGACGTGCTTCACCGAGATCTGGCCCGACACGCCGATCGTCTGA
- a CDS encoding DUF1624 domain-containing protein produces MATQTVVPGPLSAPAAAPPPARRARIDSVDLLRGAVMVLMLLDHTREFVHRDAPFFDAADLSRTTVVLFITRWVTHFCAPAFVLLAGTGAALQVVRGKPKGELARFLVTRGAWLILLELTVIRFGVVFDLDYRAFPGMLQVIWAIGVSMMVLAALIRLPTRWIAAIGVAIVALHNLTDAVRVAGPEPGGLGALWMVLHQPGFARVLGIRMLVLYPVLPWIGVFLCGYALGHVYRWDAERRWRLLVRLGAGMTAGFVLLRLTNLYGNPFPWSPQKNAVFTVLSFVNTSKYPPSLLFILMTLGPALLMLAWAERTRRGPAGSALVTFGRVPMFFYLLQWPVAHGLALLISMAAGKPTSHLFGFPGAHPPQPGAGFGLGVAYLCWAAGVAMLYPLCRWFAGVKRRRDDWWLSYL; encoded by the coding sequence ATGGCGACCCAGACCGTCGTTCCCGGCCCCCTGTCCGCTCCCGCCGCCGCGCCGCCGCCGGCGCGGCGGGCGCGGATCGACAGCGTGGACCTGCTCCGCGGCGCCGTGATGGTGCTGATGCTGCTGGACCACACGCGCGAGTTCGTGCACCGCGACGCGCCGTTCTTCGACGCGGCCGACCTTTCGCGGACCACGGTGGTGCTCTTCATCACCCGCTGGGTCACGCACTTCTGCGCGCCGGCGTTCGTGCTGCTGGCGGGCACCGGGGCCGCCCTGCAGGTGGTGCGCGGAAAGCCCAAGGGCGAGCTCGCGCGCTTCCTGGTCACCCGCGGCGCGTGGCTCATCCTGCTGGAGCTCACCGTCATCCGCTTCGGGGTGGTGTTCGACCTGGACTACCGCGCGTTCCCGGGGATGCTGCAGGTGATCTGGGCGATCGGGGTGTCGATGATGGTGCTGGCGGCGCTCATCCGCCTGCCCACGCGGTGGATCGCGGCCATCGGCGTGGCGATCGTGGCGCTGCACAACCTCACCGATGCGGTGCGGGTGGCGGGCCCGGAGCCCGGCGGCCTGGGCGCGCTGTGGATGGTGCTGCACCAGCCCGGCTTTGCCAGGGTGCTGGGGATCCGGATGCTGGTGCTGTATCCGGTGCTCCCGTGGATCGGCGTCTTCCTCTGCGGATACGCGCTGGGGCACGTCTACAGGTGGGACGCGGAGCGGCGGTGGCGCCTGCTGGTGCGGCTGGGGGCGGGGATGACGGCCGGCTTCGTCCTCCTGCGCCTGACGAACCTGTACGGCAACCCGTTCCCCTGGTCGCCGCAGAAGAACGCCGTGTTCACCGTCCTCTCGTTCGTCAACACCAGCAAGTATCCGCCCTCGCTGCTGTTCATCCTGATGACGCTGGGCCCCGCGCTGCTGATGCTGGCGTGGGCGGAGAGGACGCGCCGCGGTCCGGCGGGAAGCGCGCTGGTGACCTTCGGCCGCGTGCCGATGTTCTTCTACCTGCTGCAGTGGCCCGTGGCCCACGGGCTGGCGCTGCTGATCTCGATGGCCGCGGGGAAGCCGACCAGCCACCTCTTCGGCTTTCCCGGCGCGCACCCGCCCCAGCCCGGCGCCGGCTTCGGCCTGGGGGTGGCCTACCTGTGCTGGGCCGCCGGCGTCGCGATGCTGTATCCCCTCTGCCGCTGGTTCGCCGGCGTGAAGCGGCGCCGCGACGACTGGTGGCTGAGCTACCTCTGA
- a CDS encoding nucleotidyl transferase AbiEii/AbiGii toxin family protein: MASAAEVFARTVLAFQPYADEIVFIGGWVHALYLAEANASDRPVRTEDIDVTLPSTLLAADRPTLLELASAARYEVQEIGTESGVFEIFQQGADGAVIELDLLTESPDPLTPVEIEGQQGLTVHGYPGQQILLENARWISVGPEIHPLLAPACRIRVPSIAAYMLGKGLSSSTRTRISKKAKDLVYLFEIARHPALGANATRELRALGARYPSAFAAWRRHLETTLTDVRLLDEVVEQLLLGFRVIGSGEQVRATVVARIRRLLGETAI, from the coding sequence ATGGCGTCGGCCGCCGAGGTCTTCGCGCGCACGGTGCTCGCGTTTCAGCCTTACGCCGATGAGATCGTGTTCATCGGCGGCTGGGTGCACGCGCTGTATCTCGCGGAGGCGAACGCATCGGACCGGCCGGTGCGGACGGAAGACATCGACGTCACGCTGCCCTCCACGCTCCTGGCGGCGGACCGCCCGACCCTGCTCGAGCTCGCGTCGGCGGCGCGATACGAGGTGCAGGAGATCGGCACCGAGAGTGGCGTTTTCGAGATCTTTCAGCAGGGCGCCGACGGAGCGGTGATCGAGCTCGACCTCCTCACCGAATCCCCCGATCCGCTCACGCCCGTGGAGATCGAGGGGCAGCAGGGGCTGACGGTGCACGGCTATCCCGGGCAGCAGATCCTGCTGGAGAACGCGCGGTGGATCAGCGTGGGCCCCGAGATCCACCCGCTGCTCGCACCGGCGTGCCGCATCCGCGTACCGTCGATCGCCGCGTACATGCTGGGGAAAGGGCTTTCTTCATCCACGCGCACACGGATCTCGAAGAAGGCGAAGGATCTGGTTTACCTCTTCGAGATCGCTCGTCATCCGGCGCTTGGAGCCAACGCAACGCGGGAGCTGCGCGCGTTGGGAGCGCGATATCCCAGCGCCTTCGCTGCATGGCGGCGCCATCTCGAAACGACGCTGACCGATGTTCGCTTGCTGGACGAAGTCGTGGAGCAGTTGCTGCTCGGATTTCGGGTGATCGGATCCGGCGAGCAGGTCCGGGCAACGGTCGTCGCGCGTATCCGCCGATTGCTCGGCGAAACCGCAATCTGA
- a CDS encoding carboxypeptidase regulatory-like domain-containing protein, protein MTAALPIVTAFSRRLPRARLAAACAVLACACAPAAAAAQGGSRVAGRVLDDRSGTPIPQALVRISGEGASVADTTDANGRYSLPLPAGGGPFTLRAERIGYRPLTVSVPGATPITWRDLRLATEAVALAPVVARPFRPDRQAAPPAYPGSTAASTLSWSAGTVPVQPGDLAGLAALEPGVQGREGGISFFGQPPSQTRVTLDGATFGATSLPQEAVASVSVEGSGYVVSRGQFSGGTVAATTLGGTNDFGAAVRSSFSPPALQWPAASLAGSRNEATFVHAEAGMGGPVVWNRLFWYAAASASRRTAPLLSLESAPPATLGAAGVQPDSAAALLATLGGLGLAGAGGGDARSDAGSFLVRMDWDVSERHSLMLRLDGRGTEMDGLGATPLATAASAASLRDRAGGVLARLSSYGSRFGNELSAYRSERSQRTAAGAAVPGGLVGTGGDSAFAWLRFGGGGGATRSAGSLLELSDALRVTGGGGHEWLAGGGVSLESASTGGSGNPLGTFTFATLADLRAGRPDAFTRTLGGRAGRARAGFGVLYLGDIWTRPRFAVTYGLRLERRWYPGSGDDVPPAGPFASAARRIPSGWGVSPRAGFAWTVGGWNLHGGAGEFRGELPLDAVASLLADGTDGEGELLCLGAAVPSPVWDAGGEPSACAGGAPAFSAFAPALTVVNPGFAAPLTRRASFGASTAVLGLAFASFEGSLTRGLHASAARDLNLRGTPAFTLAGEGGRPVYAPAARIDPATGMAAPGASRADAAWGIVREIGSGAGSTVVQATVRVSLPYNPHRMISARIPRLDLAYTWTRARDEVGALGALEGSRPFAAADPRATVRGPADFEQAHVLQARVGWTAIRGVRVGVVGRLGSGLPFTPRVDGDVNADGAANDPAFVFAPGDAAGTSLGRGMAALLAGAPGRIRACLERQAGRVAGRNGCRTGWTAGMDLRVDYQPLHPPRQRGLQLSLVTENALGLLDRLAHGAADAHGWGELPLPDATLLRVTGFDPAAGAYRYAVNPRFGRPDAAFSARPFRVTLEARVAVGKDPAYQPLQRLIRGTAASGRSPQQLRALLAGRIPNLPAQVLSVDSSARLALTADQRARLIDRGEALGAVLAPLADSLAQVVSDGETGRRRFTRATARQLDGLTRGVQAALEAELATIREILTPAQWSRLPEAIRLPPHDYVPARCIPLGSAASRGSAGCDQQ, encoded by the coding sequence ATGACGGCGGCCCTGCCGATCGTCACCGCCTTCAGCCGCCGGTTGCCACGCGCACGCCTGGCGGCGGCCTGCGCGGTGCTCGCGTGCGCCTGTGCGCCGGCAGCCGCCGCCGCGCAGGGCGGGAGCCGGGTGGCCGGCCGGGTGCTGGACGACCGCAGCGGCACCCCCATCCCCCAGGCACTGGTCCGCATCAGCGGCGAGGGCGCGTCGGTGGCCGACACCACCGACGCGAACGGCCGCTACTCGCTGCCGCTTCCGGCTGGTGGCGGGCCGTTCACGCTGCGCGCGGAGCGCATCGGCTACCGGCCGCTCACGGTCTCGGTCCCGGGCGCCACGCCCATCACCTGGCGCGACCTGCGCCTGGCAACCGAGGCCGTGGCACTCGCGCCCGTGGTCGCGCGCCCCTTCCGCCCCGATCGCCAGGCCGCGCCCCCGGCGTATCCGGGGAGCACCGCGGCCAGCACCCTTTCCTGGAGCGCCGGCACCGTGCCCGTGCAGCCGGGCGACCTTGCCGGGCTCGCGGCGCTGGAGCCGGGGGTGCAGGGGCGCGAGGGCGGCATCTCCTTCTTTGGCCAGCCGCCGTCGCAGACCCGCGTCACCCTGGACGGGGCCACCTTCGGGGCCACCTCGCTCCCGCAGGAGGCGGTGGCCAGCGTGAGCGTGGAGGGGAGCGGCTACGTGGTGTCGCGGGGGCAGTTCTCCGGCGGCACCGTGGCGGCCACCACCCTGGGCGGCACCAACGACTTCGGCGCGGCGGTGCGCTCGAGCTTCAGCCCGCCGGCGCTGCAGTGGCCGGCCGCGTCCCTCGCCGGAAGCCGGAACGAAGCGACCTTCGTGCACGCGGAGGCCGGGATGGGCGGGCCGGTGGTGTGGAACCGGCTCTTCTGGTACGCGGCGGCCAGCGCCTCGCGGCGGACCGCGCCCCTTCTCTCGCTGGAGAGCGCGCCGCCGGCCACGCTGGGTGCCGCCGGGGTCCAGCCGGACTCGGCCGCCGCCCTGCTGGCGACCCTCGGCGGGCTGGGCCTGGCCGGCGCCGGTGGTGGGGATGCGCGCAGCGATGCCGGCTCGTTCCTGGTCCGCATGGACTGGGACGTATCCGAGCGCCACTCGCTCATGCTTCGCCTGGACGGCCGCGGGACGGAGATGGACGGCCTGGGCGCCACCCCGCTCGCCACGGCGGCAAGCGCGGCGTCGCTCCGCGACCGCGCGGGCGGCGTGCTCGCGCGGCTCTCCTCGTACGGAAGCCGGTTCGGCAACGAGCTGAGCGCGTACCGCTCGGAACGGTCGCAGCGCACGGCCGCCGGCGCCGCCGTGCCCGGGGGGCTCGTCGGCACCGGCGGCGACAGCGCGTTCGCCTGGCTGCGCTTCGGCGGCGGGGGCGGCGCCACGCGATCGGCCGGCTCGCTGCTGGAGCTCTCCGACGCTCTGCGCGTGACCGGCGGCGGCGGACACGAATGGCTTGCGGGCGGTGGCGTCTCCCTCGAGTCGGCCAGCACCGGCGGGAGCGGCAACCCGCTGGGGACCTTCACCTTCGCCACCCTGGCCGACCTCCGCGCCGGCCGTCCCGACGCGTTCACCCGCACCCTGGGCGGCCGCGCCGGCCGGGCGCGGGCGGGCTTCGGCGTGCTCTACCTGGGCGACATCTGGACGCGGCCGCGGTTCGCCGTCACCTACGGGCTGCGGCTGGAGCGGCGCTGGTATCCCGGGTCGGGCGACGACGTGCCGCCGGCCGGCCCGTTCGCGTCCGCCGCCCGGCGCATCCCCTCCGGCTGGGGCGTCAGCCCCCGGGCCGGCTTCGCGTGGACGGTGGGGGGATGGAACCTCCACGGCGGTGCCGGCGAGTTCCGCGGCGAGCTGCCGCTGGACGCTGTCGCCTCGCTGCTGGCGGACGGGACGGACGGGGAGGGCGAGCTGCTCTGCCTGGGCGCCGCGGTTCCCTCTCCCGTGTGGGATGCCGGTGGGGAGCCGTCCGCGTGCGCCGGCGGCGCGCCCGCCTTCTCCGCGTTCGCTCCCGCGCTGACCGTCGTGAACCCCGGCTTCGCGGCGCCGCTCACCCGGCGCGCCTCGTTCGGCGCCAGCACCGCGGTGCTCGGCCTGGCCTTCGCGAGCTTCGAGGGATCGCTGACGCGCGGCCTGCACGCATCCGCTGCCCGCGACCTGAACCTGCGCGGGACGCCCGCGTTCACCCTGGCGGGCGAAGGGGGACGGCCGGTCTACGCGCCCGCCGCGCGGATCGACCCGGCTACGGGAATGGCGGCGCCGGGCGCCTCGCGCGCGGACGCGGCGTGGGGGATCGTGCGCGAGATCGGCTCCGGCGCGGGGTCCACCGTGGTGCAGGCCACGGTGCGGGTGAGCCTGCCGTACAACCCGCACCGGATGATCTCCGCGCGCATCCCCCGCCTGGACCTGGCGTACACCTGGACCCGCGCGCGCGACGAGGTGGGCGCGCTCGGCGCGCTGGAGGGCTCGCGGCCCTTCGCCGCGGCGGACCCGCGGGCGACGGTGCGCGGGCCGGCCGATTTCGAGCAGGCGCACGTGCTGCAGGCCCGCGTCGGCTGGACGGCGATCCGCGGCGTGCGGGTGGGCGTGGTGGGGCGGCTCGGCTCCGGCCTGCCCTTTACCCCGCGCGTGGACGGCGACGTGAACGCCGACGGCGCGGCGAACGATCCCGCCTTCGTGTTCGCGCCCGGCGATGCGGCCGGCACCTCGCTGGGGCGGGGGATGGCGGCGCTGCTGGCCGGCGCCCCGGGGCGGATCCGCGCCTGCCTGGAGCGGCAGGCCGGGCGCGTGGCCGGGCGCAACGGCTGCCGCACCGGGTGGACCGCGGGAATGGACCTGCGGGTGGACTACCAGCCGCTCCACCCGCCCCGCCAGCGCGGCCTGCAGCTCTCCCTGGTCACGGAGAACGCGCTCGGGCTGCTGGACCGGCTTGCCCACGGCGCCGCCGACGCACACGGATGGGGCGAGCTCCCGCTCCCCGATGCCACGCTCCTGCGCGTGACCGGGTTCGATCCCGCCGCCGGCGCCTACCGCTACGCCGTGAACCCGCGGTTCGGCCGCCCCGACGCGGCATTCTCCGCGCGGCCGTTCCGGGTGACGCTCGAGGCGCGGGTGGCCGTCGGCAAGGATCCCGCATACCAGCCGCTGCAGCGCCTGATCCGGGGCACCGCCGCCAGCGGCCGCTCGCCGCAGCAGCTCCGGGCGCTGCTCGCGGGCCGCATCCCCAACCTTCCCGCGCAGGTGCTGTCGGTGGACTCGTCGGCGCGGCTGGCGCTGACCGCGGACCAGCGGGCGCGGCTGATCGACCGCGGCGAGGCACTGGGCGCCGTGCTGGCCCCGCTGGCCGACTCGCTGGCCCAGGTGGTGAGCGACGGGGAGACCGGCCGCCGCCGCTTCACCCGTGCCACCGCCCGGCAGCTGGACGGGCTGACCCGCGGGGTCCAGGCAGCGCTCGAGGCCGAGCTCGCGACGATCCGGGAGATCCTGACCCCCGCGCAGTGGTCGCGCCTTCCGGAGGCCATCCGGCTCCCGCCGCACGACTACGTTCCCGCGCGCTGCATCCCCCTGGGCTCCGCCGCGTCGCGGGGATCGGCCGGCTGCGATCAGCAGTAG
- a CDS encoding DUF6665 family protein codes for MRTPRNPSSRPSPVDVFEYELVQEKAATLSRLGRRAAAALDALKAFDAAPDASQSRDELVDAAGQAWWYYVVQREVCGFRDSEGLLRQLGVPREVRLRMGVFPPRAK; via the coding sequence GTGCGAACGCCCCGCAACCCATCGTCCCGGCCCTCGCCGGTGGACGTGTTCGAGTACGAGCTGGTGCAGGAGAAGGCGGCCACGCTGTCGCGCCTGGGCCGCCGCGCCGCCGCCGCGCTGGACGCGCTGAAGGCCTTCGACGCCGCGCCCGATGCGAGCCAGTCGCGCGACGAGCTGGTGGACGCGGCGGGGCAGGCGTGGTGGTACTACGTGGTCCAGCGCGAGGTCTGCGGCTTCCGCGACAGCGAGGGGCTGCTGCGGCAGCTGGGCGTGCCGCGCGAGGTGCGGCTGCGCATGGGCGTGTTCCCGCCGCGCGCGAAATAG
- a CDS encoding type IV toxin-antitoxin system AbiEi family antitoxin has protein sequence MTALDVMKQAGAMIQERSGFPVDVVPDATTAPAGSARGTFHLGGPSRWNFRVESKAAWTEAELQLVSSRSEPEEDSPLLAVARSFGRDALARLRTAGVSHADLKGNIFLRGEGLYLWLPADRRLPARQPRGEQRINPFFKRASLVLRALLEDPRRAWGVRELAAEIAVSAGHVSEIARALADRGYARAPGGKWQLGDPVAALRDWAGRYDWRRNQVLSYAVPFEPGEVVPKVAAVLGGAGVHFAFTLLAGADLVAPNVQHGQTHLYVEESKLEDAAALLRDRMYAEPVASGGTLHLLRPYYGRAAFYGEREAGGLPVVSNVQLFLDLLRFPLRGAEAARAVALGPLAAQLGLIRHDASALASLAE, from the coding sequence GTGACCGCCCTCGACGTGATGAAACAGGCAGGCGCGATGATTCAGGAACGTTCGGGGTTTCCCGTCGACGTCGTTCCCGATGCGACGACCGCGCCGGCAGGATCGGCTCGCGGGACGTTCCACCTGGGCGGCCCCAGCCGATGGAACTTCCGCGTCGAATCGAAAGCGGCGTGGACCGAAGCCGAACTGCAGCTCGTGTCGTCCCGCTCCGAGCCGGAGGAGGATTCCCCTCTTCTGGCGGTCGCGCGCTCCTTCGGCCGCGATGCGCTGGCGCGCTTGCGCACGGCGGGCGTGAGCCACGCCGATTTGAAAGGGAACATCTTCTTGCGAGGTGAAGGACTGTACCTGTGGCTTCCGGCGGACCGGCGGCTCCCCGCACGGCAGCCACGAGGCGAGCAGCGGATCAACCCGTTCTTCAAGCGCGCCTCGCTAGTGCTCCGCGCGTTGCTCGAGGACCCGCGCCGCGCGTGGGGTGTGCGCGAGCTCGCCGCGGAAATCGCCGTGTCCGCCGGGCACGTTTCCGAGATCGCGCGGGCGCTGGCCGACCGTGGGTACGCGCGCGCGCCCGGAGGAAAGTGGCAGCTCGGCGACCCGGTTGCCGCGTTGCGAGACTGGGCGGGGCGATACGACTGGAGGCGGAACCAGGTGCTTTCGTACGCGGTGCCGTTCGAGCCCGGCGAGGTCGTTCCGAAAGTGGCGGCGGTGCTGGGCGGCGCAGGAGTGCACTTCGCGTTCACACTCCTCGCGGGCGCGGACCTGGTTGCGCCGAACGTTCAGCATGGGCAGACGCACCTCTACGTCGAAGAGTCGAAGCTGGAGGATGCTGCCGCCCTGCTCCGCGACCGGATGTACGCCGAGCCGGTCGCCAGCGGAGGGACGCTTCACCTGCTACGCCCATACTACGGGCGAGCGGCGTTCTATGGGGAGCGCGAGGCCGGTGGGCTGCCGGTCGTCTCGAACGTGCAGCTCTTTCTGGACCTGCTGCGGTTCCCGCTCCGCGGCGCGGAAGCCGCGCGCGCCGTGGCCCTCGGACCGCTGGCCGCGCAGCTCGGCTTGATCCGGCACGACGCGTCCGCGCTCGCGTCGCTGGCGGAGTAG